A genomic window from Sparus aurata chromosome 4, fSpaAur1.1, whole genome shotgun sequence includes:
- the LOC115579981 gene encoding high choriolytic enzyme 1-like yields MTPSASLLLLLLLGLCQAHPLQEEGGQGEEEEEEEVPDTMDMTSRILTSNNATDEMLLEGDLLAPKTRNAMTCWSQSCLWRKASNGYVMIPFTMSGAFTSWERQKIDRGMKAFHSSTCIRFVPRQNEYDYISVENRGGCFSALGRTGGRQVLSLNKQGCLYHGIIQHEINHALGFQHEQTRSDRDYYVRINWQNIDPNMAYNFYKKNTNNLNTPYDYSSIMHYGRTAFSIQHGRDSITPIPNANVQIGQRQGMSYWDIMRINLLYGC; encoded by the coding sequence ATGACTCCCTCtgccagcctgctgctgctgctcctgctcggCCTCTGTCAGGCACATCCTCTCCAGGAGGAAGGAGgccaaggagaagaagaagaagaagaagaagtcccaGACACCATGGACATGACCAGCAGGATTCTGACCTCCAACAACGCCACCGATGAGATGCTGCTGGAAGGAGACCTGCTGGCTCCCAAGACCAGAAACGCCATGACGTGCTGGTCCCAGAGCTGCCTGTGGAGGAAAGCTTCCAACGGCTACGTGATGATCCCCTTCACCATGAGCGGTGCGTTCACCAGCTGGGAGAGGCAGAAGATCGACAGAGGAATGAAGGCCTTCCACAGCAGCACCTGCATCCGCTTCGTCCCCCGTCAGAACGAGTACGACTACATCAGCGTGGAGAACAGAGGTGGATGTTTCTCCGCTCTGGGCAGAACTGGAGGCAGACAGGTGCTCTCTCTCAACAAGCAGGGCTGCCTCTACCACGGCATCATCCAGCACGAGATCAACCACGCTCTGGGCTTCCAGCACGAACAGACCAGGAGCGACCGCGACTACTACGTCAGGATCAACTGGCAGAACATCGACCCCAACATGGCCTACAACTTCTACAAGAAGAACACCAACAACCTCAACACCCCCTACGACTACTCCTCCATCATGCACTATGGAAGAACAGCCTTCTCCATCCAGCACGGCAGGGACTCCATCACCCCCATCCCCAACGCCAACGTGCAGATCGGCCAGAGGCAGGGCATGTCCTACTGGGACATCATGAGGATCAACCTGCTCTACGGATGCTGA